The sequence tacatatacactatggaatactacacagccatgaaaaaagaatgaaataacatCCTTTTgtagcaatatggatgcagctggggccattatcttaagcaaattaatgtaaaaacagaaaatcaaataattcatgttctcacttacaagtgggaactccacattgggtacacatgaacacaaccatgggaaaaacagacactggggactccaacaGTGGGGAACGAGGTGgacaagagttgaaaaactacctattgggtactgtgttcactacttgggtgatgagaTCATTATGAGCCCAAACCCAGCATTATGCAGTATACTGATGTAACAAGcctacacatgtaccctctgaatctaaaattttaaaaaaaaataataatttgcacAGATAATCCTCTACCTGCTTAGTTTGTTAACAGAGCTATTAAGTGTTGACTGgatctccaaaaagaaaagctcgatatttttaagttatttaatatctctgagcctcaatttcctaatCTATAGAGATAATAACAAGACCTTCTTCAGAGGTAAATTTACAATGAAATTATTAAAGCCTAAGTTCAAGGGTCTGACAATGTGTTCACATGATCTGTTGTTTctgcaaaattttcaaaattgtgtACTCTTTCAAATAAAGATGCCTTACCCACAATTGCATAACTTCATACCTTGCCAAATTAGATCCTTCTCTTGTTCACCTCAGTGATTATATTGATGATTAAATTAGATAGTAAATGTAAAGCTTTAGGACTATGCCTATAACATAGAAAATACTTGATTAGTGTtcactatcattattattatcaaatattttagttTGTATTTATTCTTCTAATTGTTATATACAATTGAATATGTTGCATCTTAAATAGCACGAGTTATGGGTGTTTAAGGAAAAGCTTAGTATACTAATAGAGTCTTCTCaaatctggaaaaagaaatagtatGAAATATATCGATTTAAATATTAGATTTATTGacacatgcttttaaaaatggtaGCTTTTAAACTGTAATCAatacatttgcattttcctaaaagaagaagacatttattcagagAAAACTGTGGTATCAtgcaagaaaagcagaaaaaaattgccTAAGTGTGATCTCACATATTTGTCAGTTGGGTATTGCAAGAGAGGATGAATAAATGGTTGAACTCACTGGAATTACACAAATCCTATCGCATCTATACACAATCATCCAAATATTCAAGGATTTAGCAATGTATACTAAGATGGCCATGCAAACTTGTGAGTTGTAGTTTTGCAATTTGGGACATATGATACCTATTTTACATTCATAATGTAAATCATATTCATATGATGCCTATTTTACATTCATAATGTAAATCATATTCATATCATACCTATTTTATAATTCATAATATTAATTTCATTATATCTGTTAATCACATACTTAGAAGTTACAGATATgaattatttctataaattatGAACAATCACAGAATCACAATAAATGCCCATGTGATTAAGCTCCacctttgaattttttattattttcttaaaatgaaggacgtgtgtgtgtgtgtgtacatatatacatatatgtatatatttatgtatacacacatacatgtatacatgtatacacacatacacatatatatgtatatatgtacacacatacacatatatatgtatatatgtacacacatacacatatatatgtatatatgtacacacatacatgcaatagttgtgaattgaatgaaattcacCAGGACAATCTGACTTGTATTTCAAATAATAGGAGTTTGAATATTACCCTTACTGAATCAGAgtcaaaacagaaatttatttcatgCTTCGAGATAAAACAAAACCTCAGACAAATATGCTAGAATTGGCTTTAGCAACAGCCTAAATACTAAAGCAATGTTAAATTATACATATTGCATTGGTTTGGGGATCATctttaatatgaaatatatataatgtacgtgtatgtacgtgtgtgtgcaaatatatatacatgtatgcattaTATGTAGTGATTTAAAGTCTTTTCTCATATTCTAATTATtaggaaatgaaaagagaaataataaagtcTAGTGTAGAGAAAAAACGTCTTGCATTTTCTGAGTCAATCATGCAGTTGCCTAATAAATTAGCTAAGCAACAGCAAGAATAGGATAATTATTTCGTTCTGATCTGCTGAATAGGAATTTTAACAGTTACTAAGTTCTCTCCAGGTAGTGAGTTGAATGGCCAAAATCACAGTGCCACTTCCTGCTTCATGCTGTGCCCATTTAGTAAAACAGAATTGGTCACCATGTTCTTAGCATTGCTTTTCAGAGATGTCATACGCACCGCTGAAGAGCTGAGTAGGTAGCTGGTTCCTCTCTCTTGATAGGACTTCCTCCCACAGCAGAGTTGGCTGTTGAAATGCCTCCTGAAGCTTTCACTGAGTAGGTAAAGAGCAAATGGGTTGACACAAGAATTGCCAAAACTGAGAACCCGGGCAACTAAGGTGACAATCATGTGGCCTAGAGATGGATCAATCTCATTATAGTTGAAAGACCGATACATGTAAAGGATGTGGTTTGGAAACCAACAGAAGATGAAGCAGCCCACAAAGACAAGCACAATTTTAGCCAGGCGTTTCCGTGTTTCCATCTGCAAATATAAGAAATTGATCCCATTGGTTAAAGTGAAAATGGAACCAGCCACATCCCAACTTTATCAAGTCAGGAAAGAGCAAAATTTACAGCATGATAATAcatccaaaatacataaattatttattttcctcaccAAAGTGATGATGGATTTTAACAGTTTGATAAAGCTTATTTTGGTCTCTACattatttgcattaaaaaatatttgacagcTTATACAAAACTCAGTGATAAATTACTAAATGCTGtcttcatattatttatttattttctttttgcttaatgtCTCATTTTGTGTAACATAAATATAAGTCATTTCTGTTTGTATTAAATCCACTAAATTAATAAATCATAGAATATATTCAAGCtaggtgttttaaaaaaatcagggtgttttaaataggaaaaattgATCTGATGAAGCAGggcttgactttttaaaactacCACTccacaggaaaacaaaataacaacttGAAATTTAAACTCCTGACTTACACAAATCAAAAGCATCTGATATAACTGTGAGTCCTGTAAACATTATTACATTGTCacattcacaaataaaaataaattttccttctccataaaatttacatattatgTTTACTGTTTCTGAGAGGGTATTCAAGAGTGTAATAAATAGGCAAAATTCAAATATTGgacatcaatattttttaatctaaaagcAATTTCCTAACGTCAGTAGTTCAAGGGGTACCTTATATTTGTctaatttgtttaaatatttaattaaggcAACATGGACGTGGAATACTAATTTATTGAAAGACATTGGTAGTAGGTATCATAATATTTTCTGAGTGAATACTATTGGTCGTCAACTAGAATATTCCAAAGAAGCCTGGAAAGTTTTGGGATTGGAACATATCTGAAGGTAGGTAGCAGTAGAGTGGTGATGGAGGAAGCAAAGAAATGTGCAACTGAAGAGGAGCCCAGGCCAGGAAGCAGAATGTGATATTCCACATGGATCCCAGTTGCATAAGTTAGGCAACCCAACAATCAATCCTAAGAAAGTCAAATGTGAAATTTATCTTTCTAAGCAGTGTTATCCCTTCCAGGCGGACCATGAGTGCAAGAATGTCACAGCAGTCTATACTTGGAGATTCAAGTGCACAGGCAGGCTGTTGGCATTGAGATTATTTCTCAGCAGATGTCAAGACCCAGTTGCCCTGCCAGAGTTTATAGGTCCCAATAGGGAAATTCACAAAAACAAGGCAGGCAGGCCAAggccattaaaaatttaaaaagtgaagcaGGGGCTCTGTATATGAGAAAAACTCAATTttagaaaccaaaagcaaatacTCAAATACCTAATTGAGATACACAGGGCTCAAATTGGATCACAGGGCTCAAATAAAAGAActaattatataaaatagaaagcaCAGTGAGCCAATGATCTGAACACATTGCCTCACTGATGGCAAATATTTAGATAAAGTCTATGAATTTATCTAACAATGCCTTCAATAATTGGgtgatttttttaagtctttaaagCTGATGTGGATCTTTGATGTCGATGGCCACCAATTCATAAAGGTTACCTTCCATGCAAGAAACCTTTACTAGTTTCTGCTGTTGCTAACATGCCCAAGGCCCCAGCCTAATGCTCCATCTATGTTCcagtaaattttaaatgatcTGCGATTCAATTTCTTTGCCTTTAATTTGGAAACAAGCATCGGTAACTACTCTGTACCTGCAAAACCCGTTAGAAGTTCTTTTCTGGCTGTACACAAATGTACAACCGGAAACTCTTTCTCACAAGAACACTATTTCTGTCTCTTTGTATATTAACACTGTTGATTTTTACCTTAAATTAGTACTGCACATTcttgaaggaagaaaaagtacACAAGGTgcatgatataatttttaaatcagcaTATTATCTTTGTAGGGAAAGTTACAAATTTGAGTTGGGTCACGTACTGCTTCAGCACCAGCCCACCTTTGGATTGCACCTTTGGGTTCCTTTTCTGCTGCTCTTGCTATTCCCCTCATCTCTCATTCTGACTTCCACCCAAATCCCATCCCAAGATCCCAGGCAGTGTCCTATAGTCCTTTCCTGGTGCATCCTTCTTCTAGACTCCCTGCCATCCTTAGTGGGTTAATGGGAGAAGAAACAATAATCAAATTAATGTATGCGCATATGTGAAATTTTTCTGGTTTATTATgttgtttattaaataaaaatctgcATGTAAAACAGGCCTTTCAATACATTAATTTCTAATGGTGGAATGTCAGGTCTTATCATAGATCCAGATAAATGATAAACTGAACCTAAGTAGGTCTTTGCAGGACTCTGATATCACCATATATTAGAGATCCCCATATATCCCTTCTAGTTAAGGCCTGTGAAGGCTCAACTCTGTTCTCATCAGTCATAGGA is a genomic window of Pongo pygmaeus isolate AG05252 chromosome 5, NHGRI_mPonPyg2-v2.0_pri, whole genome shotgun sequence containing:
- the NMBR gene encoding neuromedin-B receptor isoform X2, which gives rise to MDMQTSGALLWTCVKATGIWVVSVLLAVPEAVFSEVALISSLDNSSFTACIPYPQTDELHPKIHSVLIFLVYFLIPLAIISIYYYHIAKTLIKSAHNLPGEYNEHTKKQMETRKRLAKIVLVFVGCFIFCWFPNHILYMYRSFNYNEIDPSLGHMIVTLVARVLSFGNSCVNPFALYLLSESFRRHFNSQLCCGRKSYQERGTSYLLSSSAVRMTSLKSNAKNMVTNSVLLNGHSMKQEVAL